From Cellulomonas oligotrophica, a single genomic window includes:
- a CDS encoding TetR/AcrR family transcriptional regulator, whose translation MTDAEPPTAGRHRGPRMARAERRSQLLAVAQHLFASEGFHHVSMDDIADRAEVSKPVLYRHFPSKLDLYLAVVDAQGETLRAAVERAVEPVERGPVEPGQGRRVVAAVVAAYLDFVQVAGEASALLFESDVTHDADVRARVERGPVEAAHRIRDVLLQVTTLPADDADVLAATLISTAQGAATYWWRHARHTDPAHVVALVSALVWRGVAGLLRPDVTHEGA comes from the coding sequence ATGACCGACGCCGAGCCCCCCACGGCGGGTCGCCACCGCGGCCCGCGCATGGCGCGCGCCGAGCGCCGGTCCCAGCTCCTCGCGGTCGCCCAGCACCTGTTCGCGTCCGAGGGCTTCCACCACGTCTCGATGGACGACATCGCCGACCGTGCCGAGGTCTCCAAGCCCGTCCTGTACCGCCACTTCCCGTCCAAGCTCGACCTGTACCTCGCGGTCGTCGACGCCCAGGGCGAGACGCTGCGCGCGGCGGTCGAGCGGGCCGTGGAGCCCGTCGAGCGCGGGCCGGTCGAGCCCGGCCAGGGACGGCGCGTCGTGGCGGCGGTCGTGGCCGCATACCTCGACTTCGTCCAGGTCGCCGGGGAGGCGTCGGCGCTGCTGTTCGAGTCCGACGTGACGCACGACGCCGACGTGCGGGCGCGCGTCGAGCGCGGGCCCGTCGAGGCCGCGCACCGCATCCGCGACGTGCTCCTGCAGGTGACCACGCTGCCGGCCGACGACGCCGACGTGCTCGCCGCGACGCTCATCAGCACCGCCCAGGGCGCGGCCACGTACTGGTGGCGGCACGCGCGCCACACCGACCCCGCGCACGTGGTCGCCCTGGTGTCCGCGCTGGTGTGGCGCGGCGTGGCGGGGCTGCTGCGGCCCGACGTCACGCACGAGGGCGCTTAG
- a CDS encoding DUF3107 domain-containing protein, protein MDITIGVQHLTREITIESDQSAEQVTAAVNAALAGRPTLELTDVRGRRVIVPTASIGYVEIGAESKGRVGFGAI, encoded by the coding sequence GTGGACATCACGATCGGCGTGCAGCACCTCACGCGTGAGATCACGATCGAGTCCGACCAGAGCGCCGAGCAGGTGACCGCCGCCGTCAACGCCGCGCTCGCCGGCCGCCCGACGCTCGAGCTCACCGACGTGCGCGGCCGCCGCGTCATCGTCCCGACGGCGTCGATCGGCTACGTGGAGATCGGCGCGGAGAGCAAGGGCCGGGTCGGCTTCGGCGCGATCTGA
- a CDS encoding ferritin-like fold-containing protein: MTTRADDPAAPVPPTVAGGTPPAGVGPGTAPVTGQDAADAVEVLGLVAALEHRAFVRLAADTAQAPDVEQALALSRFAAACTGRRDRVLARIDELGGDPVAALARFDQVLDEFDDRTPSSTWWERLLKAYVGYGVADDFCRLASRGLDPRSRDLVAELLEDASHAELVVRELDRACADDEVLTSRLALWGRRLVGEALNVVQRVVQQRPGVARAVDRATADELAPQTAPVADVPAQAPARVINELTAEHTRRMSRLHLTA, translated from the coding sequence ATGACGACCCGCGCCGACGACCCCGCCGCACCCGTGCCGCCGACCGTGGCGGGCGGGACGCCGCCGGCAGGCGTCGGGCCGGGCACCGCCCCGGTCACGGGTCAGGACGCCGCCGACGCGGTCGAGGTCCTCGGCCTCGTCGCCGCCCTCGAGCACCGGGCCTTCGTGCGGCTCGCCGCCGACACCGCGCAGGCCCCCGACGTCGAGCAGGCCCTCGCGCTGAGCCGGTTCGCCGCCGCGTGCACGGGCCGGCGCGACCGGGTCCTGGCCCGCATCGACGAGCTCGGCGGCGACCCCGTCGCGGCCCTCGCGCGCTTCGACCAGGTGCTCGACGAGTTCGACGACCGCACGCCCTCGAGCACCTGGTGGGAGCGGCTGCTCAAGGCCTACGTCGGCTACGGCGTCGCCGACGACTTCTGCCGGCTCGCCTCGCGCGGCCTCGACCCCCGCTCGCGCGACCTCGTCGCCGAGCTCCTCGAGGACGCCTCGCACGCCGAGCTCGTGGTCCGCGAGCTCGACCGCGCGTGCGCCGACGACGAGGTCCTCACGTCCCGGCTCGCCCTGTGGGGGCGGCGCCTGGTGGGGGAGGCCCTCAACGTCGTGCAGCGGGTGGTGCAGCAGCGCCCCGGCGTCGCCCGCGCCGTGGACCGCGCCACCGCCGACGAGCTGGCCCCGCAGACGGCGCCCGTCGCCGACGTGCCGGCGCAGGCACCGGCGCGCGTCATCAACGAGCTCACCGCGGAGCACACGCGGCGCATGTCCCGCCTGCACCTGACGGCCTGA
- a CDS encoding DEAD/DEAH box helicase translates to MTTEQSTLPGEGTPDIDTVTTSADAVPTPVPTGARRASSVQAVDASFADFEVRPEIVEALAAAGISHPFPIQAMTLPVALAGHDIIGQAKTGTGKTLGFGVPLLHRVVAPGEDGYDRLPEPGLPQALVVVPTRELAVQVAGDLAMASRKRAVRIVQVYGGRAYEPQIEALQRGADVVVGTPGRMIDLLNQRHLKLSRATEVVLDEADEMLDLGFLPDVEKLLAATPPTRHTMLFSATMPGAIVAMARRYMRQPTHIRAAEPDDEGQTVKNIRQVVYRAHALDKVELLARILQARERGLTIVFTRTKRTAAKVADDLVERGFAAGAIHGDLGQGAREQALRAFRHGKVDVLVATDVAARGIDVEDVTHVINYQCPEDEKTYLHRTGRTGRAGAQGTAVTFVDWDDIPRWGLIDRALGLGIPEPVETYSSSEHVRTDLDIPEGTTGRLPKAQRTRAGLGAETLEDVGETGKRNARPAGRGEGSRGDGSRGEGRGGRGAGRGEKDERQAAPRREGEAGTAEGEGRSRRRRRGGQDGAPVEVTTDAPTGTGPDAPGDATTEGSGEGAARRRRRRRSRGGAGQGDAAAAPATGDAEA, encoded by the coding sequence GTGACCACCGAGCAGTCCACCCTCCCTGGTGAGGGCACCCCTGACATCGACACCGTGACCACCTCCGCCGACGCCGTCCCCACCCCCGTACCGACGGGCGCGCGCCGCGCCTCGTCCGTGCAGGCCGTCGACGCGTCGTTCGCGGACTTCGAGGTCCGCCCCGAGATCGTCGAGGCCCTCGCCGCCGCGGGCATCTCGCACCCGTTCCCGATCCAGGCCATGACCCTGCCGGTCGCGCTGGCCGGCCACGACATCATCGGCCAGGCCAAGACGGGCACCGGCAAGACCCTCGGGTTCGGCGTCCCGCTGCTGCACCGGGTCGTCGCGCCCGGCGAGGACGGGTACGACCGGCTGCCCGAGCCGGGTCTGCCGCAGGCCCTCGTCGTCGTCCCGACGCGCGAGCTGGCCGTGCAGGTCGCCGGCGACCTGGCCATGGCGTCGCGCAAGCGGGCCGTGCGGATCGTGCAGGTCTACGGCGGGCGGGCGTACGAGCCGCAGATCGAGGCGCTGCAGCGCGGGGCCGACGTCGTCGTCGGCACCCCGGGCCGCATGATCGACCTGCTCAACCAGCGCCACCTCAAGCTGTCGCGCGCGACCGAGGTCGTGCTCGACGAGGCCGACGAGATGCTCGACCTGGGCTTCCTGCCCGACGTGGAGAAGCTGCTCGCCGCGACGCCGCCGACCCGCCACACGATGCTGTTCTCGGCGACCATGCCGGGCGCGATCGTCGCGATGGCCCGCCGCTACATGCGCCAGCCCACGCACATCCGGGCCGCCGAGCCCGACGACGAGGGCCAGACGGTCAAGAACATCCGTCAGGTCGTCTACCGCGCGCACGCCCTCGACAAGGTCGAGCTGCTCGCACGGATCCTCCAGGCCCGCGAGCGCGGCCTGACCATCGTCTTCACACGCACCAAGCGCACCGCGGCGAAGGTGGCGGACGACCTCGTCGAGCGCGGGTTCGCCGCCGGTGCGATCCACGGCGACCTCGGCCAGGGCGCGCGCGAGCAGGCGCTGCGCGCGTTCCGGCACGGCAAGGTCGACGTGCTGGTCGCCACGGACGTCGCGGCGCGCGGCATCGACGTCGAGGACGTCACGCACGTCATCAACTACCAGTGCCCCGAGGACGAGAAGACGTACCTGCACCGCACGGGCCGCACCGGCCGCGCGGGTGCGCAGGGCACCGCCGTGACGTTCGTCGACTGGGACGACATCCCGCGCTGGGGCCTGATCGACCGTGCGCTCGGCCTCGGCATCCCGGAGCCGGTGGAGACGTACTCCTCCTCGGAGCACGTGCGCACCGACCTCGACATCCCCGAGGGCACGACGGGCCGGCTGCCGAAGGCGCAGCGCACACGCGCCGGGCTGGGCGCCGAGACGCTCGAGGACGTCGGCGAGACGGGCAAGCGCAACGCACGCCCCGCGGGACGTGGCGAGGGCTCGCGCGGCGACGGCTCGCGCGGCGAGGGTCGCGGCGGGCGTGGTGCCGGTCGCGGGGAGAAGGACGAGCGGCAGGCGGCCCCGCGCCGCGAGGGCGAGGCGGGCACGGCCGAGGGCGAGGGCCGGTCGCGGCGCCGCCGTCGCGGCGGCCAGGACGGCGCGCCCGTCGAGGTCACGACCGACGCCCCGACCGGCACGGGCCCCGACGCCCCCGGGGACGCGACGACCGAGGGCTCCGGCGAGGGCGCGGCGCGCCGTCGCCGCCGTCGCCGGTCGCGCGGCGGTGCCGGTCAGGGCGACGCGGCGGCCGCTCCGGCCACGGGTGACGCCGAGGCGTGA
- a CDS encoding MarC family protein codes for MSSVLDVQLFISAFVTLFVIMDPPGTVPIFLALTSSMTRQQRARAARQAILVAFGVIVGFALFGQSVLNYLHVSLPALQGAGGLLLLLVAMELLTGKLDNNEALEGTQGNVALVPLGTPLLAGPGAIVATMVFVQQATEPPDWVAISLGVVLVHICLYLSMRFANAIHRVLKDSGTLLVSRIAGLLLAAIAVQLLADAVLAFARG; via the coding sequence GTGAGCAGCGTGCTCGACGTGCAGCTGTTCATCTCGGCGTTCGTGACGCTGTTCGTGATCATGGACCCGCCCGGGACCGTGCCGATCTTCCTCGCGCTGACCAGCTCCATGACCCGCCAGCAGCGCGCCCGCGCCGCACGGCAGGCGATCCTCGTCGCGTTCGGCGTCATCGTCGGCTTCGCGCTGTTCGGGCAGTCGGTGCTCAACTACCTGCACGTGTCGCTGCCCGCGCTGCAGGGCGCCGGCGGCCTGCTCCTGCTGCTCGTCGCCATGGAGCTGCTCACCGGCAAGCTCGACAACAACGAGGCACTCGAGGGCACGCAGGGCAACGTCGCCCTCGTGCCGCTGGGCACCCCGCTGCTCGCCGGCCCCGGCGCGATCGTCGCCACCATGGTCTTCGTCCAGCAGGCCACCGAGCCGCCGGACTGGGTGGCCATCTCCCTCGGCGTGGTCCTCGTGCACATCTGCCTGTACCTGTCGATGCGGTTCGCCAACGCGATCCACCGGGTCCTCAAGGACTCCGGCACGCTGCTCGTCAGCCGCATCGCCGGTCTGCTGCTCGCGGCGATCGCCGTGCAGCTGCTCGCCGACGCGGTCCTCGCCTTCGCCCGCGGCTGA
- a CDS encoding PHP domain-containing protein, with the protein MLIDLHTHSHASDGTDAPARVVADARAAGLDVVALTDHDTTAGWDEAARAATEVGIALVRGTEVSAKAHGISVHVLSYLQDPAATVLTRELDAARESRVHRAERMVELLARDVPITWQDVLDQSRDAVVVGRPHIADALVARGVVPDRSAAFTHLLASGGPYHVHHYAPEAAAAVAAVRAAGGVPVFAHPGADVRGRVVPDTVFDELAEAGLAGLEVHHRDHTPAQVERLLAIAARLDLLVTGSSDYHGDGKPNRLGENLTDPQVLAAIVAQGTTEVVGA; encoded by the coding sequence GTGCTCATCGACCTCCACACCCACTCGCACGCCTCGGACGGCACCGACGCCCCGGCGCGCGTCGTCGCCGACGCCCGCGCCGCCGGCCTCGACGTGGTCGCCCTCACCGACCACGACACCACGGCCGGCTGGGACGAGGCGGCCCGCGCCGCGACCGAGGTGGGCATCGCGCTCGTGCGCGGCACGGAGGTCTCCGCCAAGGCGCACGGCATCAGCGTGCACGTGCTCAGCTACCTGCAGGACCCCGCCGCGACCGTGCTGACCCGCGAGCTCGACGCCGCCCGCGAGTCTCGCGTGCACCGCGCCGAGCGCATGGTCGAGCTGCTCGCCCGCGACGTCCCGATCACCTGGCAGGACGTCCTCGACCAGTCCCGCGACGCCGTCGTCGTCGGCCGCCCGCACATCGCCGACGCGCTCGTCGCCCGCGGCGTCGTGCCCGACCGCAGCGCCGCGTTCACACACCTGCTCGCGTCCGGCGGGCCGTACCACGTGCACCACTACGCCCCCGAGGCCGCCGCGGCGGTCGCCGCGGTCCGCGCCGCCGGCGGCGTCCCCGTCTTCGCCCACCCCGGCGCCGACGTCCGCGGACGCGTCGTGCCCGACACGGTGTTCGACGAGCTCGCCGAGGCCGGGCTCGCCGGGCTCGAGGTGCACCACCGCGACCACACGCCTGCCCAGGTCGAACGCCTGCTCGCGATCGCCGCCCGCCTCGACCTGCTGGTCACCGGTTCCAGCGACTACCACGGTGACGGCAAGCCCAACCGGCTGGGGGAGAATCTCACCGACCCGCAGGTGCTGGCCGCGATCGTGGCCCAGGGGACGACGGAGGTGGTGGGCGCGTGA
- a CDS encoding aminopeptidase P family protein, which translates to MTPQDPAAADETPLGTDGQPLADRGANRSQLGRTQNFVEYVTSGWGPRTSAPVERAAVADFTAARRSALSAHFPGARLVVPAGTFKVRSNDTDYRFRPHAAFVHLTGLGMEQEPDAVLVLHPVEDGTGDDGSAHTAVLYMSPMAGRDTPEFFSDARYGEFWVGARPTLEDVATSTGIRTAHLDDLRDALAKDVGTGGVELLVVREADPTVEAVVEEIRATEEAGERDDRLAEALSELRLVKDAYEVEQMREAVTTTIDGFAKVVRALPAALAHRRGERVVEGTFLGHARQEGNYVGYETIAAAGEHATTLHWTDNDGAVRPGQLLLLDAGVEVDSLYTADVTRTLPVDGTFTEVQRRVYQAVLDAADAGFAAAVPGARFRDVHEAAMQVIAARLEEWGLLPVSAAEALLPQNQHHRRWMVHGTSHHLGIDVHDCAQARAQMYLDGVLEPGMVFTIEPGLYFKADDLLVPEEYRGIGVRIEDDVLVTADGNENLSAALPRDPDAVEAWMASLRG; encoded by the coding sequence GTGACCCCGCAGGACCCGGCCGCGGCCGACGAGACGCCCCTCGGCACGGACGGCCAGCCGCTGGCCGACCGGGGCGCGAACCGCTCGCAGCTGGGCCGCACGCAGAACTTCGTGGAGTACGTGACCTCCGGCTGGGGGCCGCGCACGAGCGCACCGGTGGAGCGCGCCGCGGTCGCGGACTTCACCGCCGCCCGGCGCAGCGCCCTGTCGGCGCACTTCCCCGGCGCGCGGCTGGTGGTGCCCGCCGGCACCTTCAAGGTCCGCTCGAACGACACCGACTACCGGTTCCGCCCGCACGCGGCGTTCGTGCACCTCACCGGGCTGGGCATGGAGCAGGAGCCCGACGCGGTGCTGGTGCTGCACCCGGTCGAGGACGGCACGGGCGACGACGGCAGCGCGCACACGGCGGTGCTGTACATGAGCCCGATGGCGGGGCGGGACACCCCGGAGTTCTTCTCCGACGCGCGGTACGGCGAGTTCTGGGTCGGTGCCCGGCCCACGCTGGAGGACGTCGCCACCAGCACGGGCATCCGCACCGCCCACCTGGACGACCTGCGCGACGCGCTCGCCAAGGACGTCGGCACCGGGGGTGTCGAGCTCCTCGTCGTGCGGGAGGCGGACCCGACCGTCGAGGCCGTCGTCGAGGAGATCCGCGCCACGGAGGAGGCCGGCGAGCGGGACGACCGCCTCGCCGAGGCGCTCTCGGAGCTGCGCCTGGTCAAGGACGCGTACGAGGTCGAGCAGATGCGCGAGGCCGTGACGACGACGATCGACGGGTTCGCCAAGGTCGTGCGTGCCCTTCCCGCGGCGCTGGCGCACCGGCGCGGGGAGCGGGTCGTCGAGGGCACGTTCCTCGGCCACGCCCGCCAGGAGGGCAACTACGTCGGCTACGAGACGATCGCCGCGGCCGGCGAGCACGCGACGACGCTGCACTGGACGGACAACGACGGCGCGGTGCGCCCCGGCCAGCTGCTGCTGCTGGACGCGGGCGTCGAGGTGGACTCCCTGTACACGGCCGACGTGACGCGGACCCTGCCGGTGGACGGGACGTTCACCGAGGTGCAGCGCCGCGTCTACCAGGCCGTGCTCGACGCGGCCGACGCCGGGTTCGCGGCCGCCGTGCCCGGCGCCCGGTTCCGGGACGTGCACGAGGCCGCGATGCAGGTGATCGCGGCCCGCCTGGAGGAGTGGGGGCTGCTGCCGGTGAGCGCGGCCGAGGCGCTGCTGCCGCAGAACCAGCACCACCGCCGCTGGATGGTGCACGGCACGAGCCACCACCTGGGCATCGACGTGCACGACTGCGCGCAGGCCCGGGCGCAGATGTACCTCGACGGCGTCCTCGAGCCGGGCATGGTGTTCACCATCGAGCCGGGCCTGTACTTCAAGGCCGACGACCTGCTGGTGCCCGAGGAGTACCGGGGCATCGGCGTGCGCATCGAGGACGACGTGCTGGTCACCGCCGACGGCAACGAGAACCTGTCGGCGGCGCTGCCCCGCGACCCCGACGCCGTCGAGGCGTGGATGGCGTCGCTGCGCGGCTGA